Proteins encoded together in one Pontiella desulfatans window:
- a CDS encoding sulfatase family protein, producing the protein MMKKWITGLLIAASLAAHGAKQPNIIIILTDDHGYADLGANGIVDDVKTPHLDQLAAGGARMTSGYVTAPQCTPSRAGIMTARYQQRFGVDSNEYVPIPADEPTIAERLRDAGYTTGIVGKWHLTPHHLAKTWMKDHYPEGLEKEGAFAIPFEKCLPHSPIEKGFDEYFWAPMTAYQCNFDLEGNDIPNAPKRIINKDFRVDVQTDAAMAFLKRREKDDNPFFLYLAYYAPHVPLEAPGNYLDRFPGEMTERRRHGLAMISAVDDGVGRIMDYLKKENLEEDTMVFYLADNGAPYKITKPDTPITGKSGPEWTGSLNDPWIGEKGMLSDAGIHVPYIVSWPGTISPVVYEQPVLSLDMGATALAAAGVKTNPGAIDGVDLLPFLLNAKKGAPHDALYWRFWGQSAIREGKWKLLSLGNGVQMLFDMESDQHEHKNVIAEYPELAERLEKKLSVWRDEMQRPGFPDAYGRERPWYNHYFGVK; encoded by the coding sequence ATGATGAAGAAGTGGATTACAGGATTATTGATTGCTGCATCACTTGCAGCGCATGGCGCCAAACAGCCGAATATTATTATAATTTTGACGGATGATCACGGCTACGCGGATCTGGGTGCAAACGGAATTGTTGACGATGTCAAAACGCCGCATCTGGACCAGCTGGCGGCCGGCGGCGCGCGTATGACGAGCGGTTATGTGACGGCACCGCAGTGCACCCCGTCGCGGGCGGGTATCATGACGGCCCGCTATCAGCAGCGCTTCGGGGTGGATTCAAATGAATATGTTCCGATCCCCGCCGATGAACCCACCATCGCCGAGCGCCTGCGTGATGCGGGATATACCACGGGTATCGTCGGCAAGTGGCATCTGACGCCGCATCATCTGGCAAAGACCTGGATGAAGGACCATTATCCGGAAGGCCTGGAAAAAGAGGGCGCGTTCGCCATTCCTTTCGAAAAATGCCTGCCGCATTCGCCGATCGAAAAGGGGTTCGATGAATATTTCTGGGCACCGATGACGGCCTATCAGTGCAACTTTGATTTGGAGGGGAACGATATTCCCAACGCGCCGAAGCGAATTATAAACAAAGATTTCCGGGTCGATGTGCAGACCGATGCCGCGATGGCGTTTCTGAAGCGCAGGGAGAAGGATGATAACCCGTTTTTCCTCTATCTCGCCTATTACGCGCCGCATGTTCCGCTGGAGGCGCCGGGCAACTATCTGGACCGGTTTCCCGGCGAAATGACCGAGCGTCGCCGGCACGGGCTGGCGATGATTTCCGCGGTAGACGATGGCGTGGGGCGGATTATGGACTATCTCAAGAAGGAAAACCTGGAAGAAGATACGATGGTATTCTACCTCGCGGACAACGGGGCTCCCTACAAAATTACGAAACCCGATACGCCGATCACGGGTAAGTCGGGCCCCGAGTGGACCGGTTCCCTGAACGATCCCTGGATCGGTGAAAAGGGCATGCTTTCCGATGCAGGCATCCATGTTCCGTATATTGTTTCCTGGCCGGGAACCATTTCGCCGGTGGTTTACGAACAGCCGGTCCTGTCGCTCGATATGGGGGCAACCGCACTCGCGGCGGCAGGCGTTAAAACCAACCCCGGCGCGATCGACGGGGTTGACCTGCTTCCTTTCCTTTTAAACGCAAAAAAAGGCGCGCCGCATGATGCTCTGTACTGGCGCTTCTGGGGGCAATCTGCCATCCGCGAAGGAAAGTGGAAGCTGCTCTCGCTGGGGAACGGGGTCCAGATGCTCTTCGACATGGAAAGCGATCAGCATGAGCATAAAAACGTAATCGCTGAATACCCGGAATTGGCCGAACGCCTCGAGAAAAAACTGAGCGTCTGGCGCGATGAGATGCAGCGGCCGGGCTTCCCGGATGCCTACGGCCGCGAACGCCCGTGGTACAACCATTACTTTGGAGTTAAATAG
- a CDS encoding MFS transporter, producing MEKTVPIKVRAAWGLGGWADNFIFQVLIILALPIYNIELGIDPVWVGAALMVPRLFDAITDPLMGNISDNTRSKWGRRRPWIFIGALVSAILLPLLWMPPFSDKVAVIIYFGIISTIYALTYTMFVVPYTALGFELTEDYDERTKVMSWRMYIGLIAGLCIPNLYVWCQNDLFGGDILTGARWVTALVGLSVLITGCLPALLCREKVAEKPQPKIKLGKAILETVKDKPFRLLLSGYIIIITGLLTSAAVALYVNIYHVFGGDKKLAAEVSALGGMAGVLAAYIGVRLAGWISAKTGKRETMIGGFGLALLSVGSMVFTMRPGFEVTEVFGFKFHPQIISFFFYGMGQQACWLMIDSMTADVCDEDELRTGLRREGMFGAVKSLALKAGVALTGLTGGLVIKLAGAGYAAQGVSPEVAQILKTLFVSIQTIGLVAGILVFIFYPISRAKSEETRRILNERKA from the coding sequence GTGGAGAAAACGGTTCCAATAAAGGTGCGTGCGGCGTGGGGGCTTGGCGGATGGGCGGATAATTTTATCTTCCAGGTGCTGATTATCCTCGCGCTGCCCATCTACAATATTGAGCTGGGAATTGATCCGGTCTGGGTCGGCGCGGCGCTGATGGTTCCTCGTCTATTCGACGCGATCACCGATCCGCTGATGGGTAATATTTCCGACAACACACGCAGTAAATGGGGGCGTCGCCGTCCATGGATATTTATCGGTGCATTGGTGTCGGCGATTCTGCTGCCGCTGCTCTGGATGCCGCCGTTTTCCGACAAGGTCGCGGTCATTATTTATTTCGGTATCATCAGCACGATCTACGCGCTGACCTATACGATGTTTGTGGTGCCGTATACTGCACTCGGTTTTGAGCTGACCGAGGACTATGACGAGCGCACGAAGGTGATGAGCTGGCGCATGTATATCGGCCTGATTGCCGGGCTGTGCATTCCGAATCTCTATGTCTGGTGCCAGAACGATCTGTTCGGTGGCGATATTCTGACCGGCGCGCGCTGGGTCACTGCGCTGGTTGGTCTTTCGGTGCTGATCACCGGCTGCCTGCCTGCACTGCTGTGCCGTGAAAAGGTGGCCGAGAAACCGCAGCCGAAAATAAAACTCGGCAAGGCGATTCTTGAAACGGTCAAGGACAAGCCCTTTCGGCTGCTGCTGAGCGGATACATTATCATTATCACCGGACTGCTTACATCAGCTGCAGTCGCGTTGTATGTGAACATCTACCATGTCTTCGGCGGCGACAAGAAGCTGGCGGCTGAGGTGTCGGCACTCGGTGGAATGGCCGGGGTGCTGGCGGCTTATATCGGAGTTCGTCTTGCAGGCTGGATATCAGCGAAAACCGGTAAGCGCGAAACCATGATCGGCGGTTTCGGCCTGGCGCTGCTATCCGTCGGCAGTATGGTTTTTACCATGCGCCCGGGCTTCGAAGTAACCGAAGTGTTCGGCTTTAAGTTTCATCCACAGATTATCTCGTTTTTCTTCTATGGTATGGGGCAGCAGGCCTGCTGGCTGATGATCGACTCCATGACCGCCGACGTGTGCGACGAGGATGAACTGCGAACCGGCCTCCGCCGAGAAGGCATGTTCGGAGCCGTCAAAAGTCTGGCGCTGAAAGCCGGCGTGGCACTGACCGGCCTGACCGGCGGACTGGTGATTAAGCTGGCCGGTGCCGGCTATGCCGCACAGGGAGTGTCTCCCGAGGTGGCTCAGATACTGAAAACCCTGTTTGTTTCCATTCAGACCATCGGCCTGGTTGCCGGAATTCTGGTCTTTATTTTTTATCCTATCTCCCGCGCGAAATCCGAAGAGACTCGCCGAATCCTAAATGAGAGGAAAGCATAA
- a CDS encoding glycosyl hydrolase has translation MQIDNFLNPSAEWRGKPFWSWNGKLEKDELLRQIDVIKEMGMGGFFMHSRTGLETEYLGEEWFELINTCADYAESIGLEAWLYDEDRWPSGLAGGIVSQYPEFRQKAILLEIDPQGEGENVIAEFTCELDGVVCRNVVDVSGGVAVEQGRRDACGTGFGGRRDACDTIAGGTPVVQQRSLLRFSIVEQGKSGFYNGYTYIDTMNREATEAFLKSTHEKYAGKCGDRLGKSIKGVFTDEPHRGALMDGFSMYRDDGAFCAPYTPALFDEFEKRFGYDLRPKLPELFLQMDGNRISPVKWHYVELLQQLFLENFAIPCNEWCEEHNLILTGHVLHEDNLTAQTAMSGSVMRYYEHMTAPGVDVLSEGNRNYWIVKQLTSAARQTGKKQLLSELYGCTGWQMPFSGHKEVGDWQALLGINLRCHHLSWYTMQGEAKRDYPASILHQSAWHREYKHVEDYFARFGLMMTQGEAVCDVLVVNPVESLWAQVHLGWSRGLGLQDEHLQTLERNYQQLFTWLLESQVDFDYGDEEMLVRLGSVDDGLLRLGCSCYKTVLVSGMDTIRSSTLKLLEKFIEAGGQVVFAGSPPANVDAVDDDSAIKFAEGTTFVPFEKERILEVVPQPLATVDAPDIFGQLRKSDEGLIFAALNVNRDERREGATVKIKTEHAIEEWNCETGERMPVQTESSNGWKTFTVDFPVGGQKLWVAGDRNVPAPLIEKERGHSCPRALDGPFGYTLSEPNICVLDFAEYKFDGGNWQSATEVLKIDQQIRDAQGIMRRGGEMLQPWFVAQHPVKALCDVELRFAFEIGTMPEWIDLVMEEPENFRVEINGEPLDLSASGRWVDMAFHRVRLPTDLPRSGKNQIVLKTRYTENSNIEAIYLLGEFGVEFEGAARKIVPMVETVAVGDLCAQGFPFYSGAITYHVPVPGNATRLKLPTIGAACAKVNGQVLGWDPFEADVSGGGGTVDVELVLTRRNTFGPLHDCVQGRMHNGPDHWLTEGADFSEACMLIPSGLLESPRMA, from the coding sequence GTGCAGATAGATAATTTTTTAAATCCCAGTGCGGAGTGGCGCGGTAAGCCGTTCTGGAGCTGGAACGGCAAACTCGAAAAAGACGAGCTGCTGCGTCAGATTGATGTCATAAAAGAGATGGGCATGGGCGGTTTTTTTATGCATTCCCGCACCGGCCTCGAAACTGAATACCTCGGCGAAGAATGGTTTGAACTGATCAATACTTGTGCCGACTATGCCGAATCGATCGGCCTCGAAGCGTGGCTCTACGATGAAGATCGCTGGCCGTCCGGCCTCGCCGGCGGGATCGTTTCGCAATACCCCGAGTTCCGGCAGAAGGCGATTCTGCTGGAGATTGATCCGCAAGGCGAGGGCGAAAACGTCATTGCCGAATTCACTTGTGAGCTGGATGGGGTAGTTTGCAGGAATGTTGTAGACGTTTCAGGCGGCGTTGCGGTGGAGCAGGGCAGGCGGGACGCCTGCGGTACAGGTTTCGGAGGCAGGCGGGACGCCTGCGATACGATAGCAGGCGGGACGCCTGTGGTACAGCAGCGGTCGTTGCTCCGCTTCTCCATTGTAGAACAGGGGAAGAGCGGTTTCTATAACGGATACACCTACATCGACACCATGAACCGGGAGGCCACGGAAGCGTTCCTGAAATCAACCCATGAAAAATATGCAGGGAAATGCGGCGACCGGTTAGGCAAATCAATCAAAGGGGTTTTTACGGATGAACCGCATCGCGGTGCGCTGATGGATGGGTTTTCCATGTACCGGGATGACGGCGCATTTTGTGCGCCCTACACGCCGGCACTATTCGATGAATTTGAAAAGCGTTTCGGCTATGATCTGCGCCCGAAACTTCCTGAGCTCTTTCTGCAGATGGATGGAAATCGGATCTCTCCGGTGAAGTGGCACTATGTGGAACTGCTCCAGCAACTGTTTCTGGAAAACTTTGCGATTCCGTGTAACGAATGGTGCGAAGAGCACAACCTGATTCTGACCGGCCACGTTCTGCACGAAGATAATCTGACCGCGCAGACGGCGATGTCCGGCTCGGTGATGCGTTACTATGAGCATATGACGGCACCCGGAGTCGATGTATTGAGCGAGGGAAACCGTAATTACTGGATTGTAAAGCAGCTGACATCCGCCGCGCGCCAGACCGGAAAAAAACAACTGCTCTCCGAGCTCTATGGCTGCACCGGCTGGCAGATGCCGTTTTCCGGACACAAGGAAGTGGGCGACTGGCAGGCCCTGCTCGGCATTAATCTGCGCTGCCACCATCTTTCGTGGTACACGATGCAGGGCGAGGCCAAGCGCGACTATCCCGCCAGCATTCTCCACCAGTCGGCCTGGCACAGGGAATACAAACACGTGGAAGACTACTTTGCCCGCTTCGGCCTGATGATGACGCAGGGCGAGGCGGTCTGCGACGTGCTCGTGGTCAACCCCGTCGAAAGCCTCTGGGCGCAGGTGCATCTCGGCTGGTCGAGGGGGCTCGGCCTGCAGGATGAACATCTCCAGACCTTGGAACGCAACTACCAGCAGCTCTTTACCTGGCTGCTCGAAAGCCAGGTCGATTTTGATTACGGCGACGAGGAAATGCTTGTACGGCTGGGATCGGTGGATGATGGATTACTACGGCTGGGCTGCTCCTGCTATAAAACCGTGCTGGTTTCCGGCATGGACACGATCCGTTCTTCGACGTTGAAACTGTTAGAAAAATTTATTGAGGCGGGGGGGCAAGTGGTTTTTGCGGGTTCGCCGCCGGCAAATGTTGACGCGGTTGATGACGACTCCGCGATCAAATTTGCAGAAGGCACAACTTTTGTTCCTTTTGAAAAAGAGAGGATTCTTGAGGTTGTTCCGCAACCGCTGGCTACCGTCGATGCTCCCGATATTTTCGGGCAACTCCGGAAATCGGATGAGGGTTTAATCTTTGCCGCGCTGAATGTGAATCGCGATGAGCGGCGCGAGGGCGCAACGGTTAAAATTAAAACGGAACATGCCATCGAGGAATGGAACTGCGAAACCGGCGAGCGGATGCCGGTGCAGACGGAAAGTTCCAATGGTTGGAAAACGTTTACGGTGGATTTCCCCGTGGGCGGGCAGAAGCTTTGGGTGGCCGGGGACAGGAATGTCCCCGCTCCGTTAATAGAAAAGGAGCGGGGACATTCCTGCCCCCGTGCGTTGGATGGGCCGTTCGGCTACACCTTATCCGAACCCAACATTTGCGTGCTTGATTTTGCCGAATACAAATTCGATGGCGGCAACTGGCAGTCTGCAACGGAAGTGCTGAAAATCGACCAGCAAATTCGCGATGCGCAGGGAATCATGCGCCGCGGCGGCGAAATGCTGCAACCGTGGTTTGTGGCGCAGCACCCGGTCAAGGCGTTGTGCGATGTCGAACTGCGCTTTGCTTTCGAGATCGGAACGATGCCCGAATGGATCGATCTGGTGATGGAGGAACCCGAAAACTTCCGGGTCGAAATCAACGGAGAGCCGCTGGATCTTTCCGCGTCCGGGCGGTGGGTCGATATGGCGTTCCACCGCGTACGTCTTCCGACCGATCTTCCAAGGTCAGGAAAAAACCAAATCGTGCTTAAGACCCGCTACACCGAAAACAGCAACATCGAGGCGATCTATCTGCTCGGGGAATTCGGCGTGGAGTTTGAAGGGGCTGCGCGGAAAATCGTTCCAATGGTTGAAACGGTGGCGGTCGGCGATCTATGCGCGCAGGGCTTCCCGTTCTATTCCGGTGCCATCACCTATCATGTTCCAGTCCCCGGAAACGCAACCCGGCTCAAACTTCCTACCATCGGGGCGGCGTGCGCCAAGGTTAATGGACAGGTGCTCGGCTGGGATCCGTTCGAGGCCGATGTTTCCGGGGGCGGCGGGACGGTCGACGTGGAACTGGTGCTGACGCGCCGCAACACCTTTGGCCCGCTGCACGACTGCGTTCAGGGGCGCATGCACAACGGCCCCGACCATTGGCTGACCGAGGGCGCCGATTTTTCCGAGGCCTGCATGCTTATTCCATCCGGCCTTCTGGAATCTCCGCGCATGGCTTGA
- a CDS encoding helix-turn-helix transcriptional regulator — MLDAGAEALDVVDRLGAPNIGIGRLHWIIIDVGVRQPHQEWVWPDWLVILPEDLAELTACLRENEQPVWNASDEIQDCFRQIGKTIREHKSASRLAVYANELLLHLLDLFREQKVSRTKSLTDAQRSVKLFLSSLEASYADEWTLDSMAESCGLGVTRFVHYCKQITNQTPQLFLNQLRLEAAAERLKTDQSITAIAFDCGFSSSQYFATAFKKQFGCTPRQFRQHRAQP, encoded by the coding sequence ATGCTGGATGCGGGAGCCGAAGCGTTGGATGTAGTCGATCGGCTCGGAGCGCCCAACATTGGAATCGGGCGGCTGCACTGGATCATCATCGATGTCGGCGTTCGGCAACCGCATCAGGAGTGGGTCTGGCCCGACTGGCTGGTGATCCTGCCCGAAGACCTTGCGGAACTGACGGCGTGCCTCCGCGAGAACGAACAGCCGGTATGGAATGCCTCCGATGAGATCCAGGACTGCTTCAGGCAGATCGGGAAGACGATCCGGGAACATAAAAGTGCCTCGCGCCTTGCCGTGTATGCCAACGAGCTGCTGCTTCACCTGCTTGACCTTTTCCGGGAGCAAAAGGTTTCGCGCACCAAGTCGCTGACGGATGCGCAACGGAGCGTGAAGCTGTTCCTATCGTCCCTCGAAGCCAGCTATGCCGACGAATGGACTCTCGATTCCATGGCCGAGAGCTGCGGCCTGGGGGTGACCCGTTTTGTGCATTACTGCAAACAGATCACGAACCAGACGCCCCAGCTGTTCCTCAACCAGCTCCGGCTGGAAGCCGCGGCGGAACGGCTGAAGACCGATCAAAGCATAACCGCCATCGCCTTCGACTGCGGCTTTTCCTCCAGCCAATATTTTGCCACCGCCTTTAAAAAGCAGTTCGGTTGCACCCCGCGCCAATTCCGGCAACACCGGGCACAACCCTGA
- a CDS encoding Gfo/Idh/MocA family protein: protein MKTTRQHFLKTSALLGAAVGFPSIIPSSVLGQNGSVSPSNRVAIGVVGCGGRANACWEYKNYDKSEIIATCDPNTERRVKRAREWGAKEHYNDFRDMIARDDIDAVHVVTGDYWHVPISIAAAKAGKDVYCEKPLGLSIGQNLASRQIVNTYNRVFQYGTQQRSQQHLRMGIDLVLNGHIGDVKEVFVWAPQGGSGGSLAAEPVPEGFDMNLWLGPAPEAPFSTDRCLKSTGAWFVYDYAIGFIAGWGAHPVDQLQWWADEEGLGIPVEYETTGKIPVDGLFNTVSHWDMQATYANGTRLWFTDAQTAKTKQQAPDIAQLEKFGNCTQFVGDKGWVAVSRAGMMASTEELRRKAKDPGPRRLAPSSGGHLADFVNSVLARKQPVAPLESAILSDTICHLGDIGIRTGETLQWDPEKETVVGSDAAVKMMHRPMRAPFDQLMA from the coding sequence ATGAAAACAACCCGTCAACATTTCCTGAAAACCTCCGCGCTGCTTGGCGCGGCGGTTGGCTTCCCGTCCATCATCCCTTCCTCCGTACTGGGGCAGAACGGCAGCGTTTCGCCGAGCAATCGTGTGGCGATCGGCGTCGTGGGGTGCGGTGGGCGGGCGAACGCCTGCTGGGAATACAAGAACTATGACAAGTCGGAGATCATCGCGACGTGCGACCCCAACACCGAGCGCCGCGTTAAGCGCGCCCGGGAGTGGGGCGCAAAAGAGCACTACAACGACTTCCGCGACATGATTGCCCGCGACGACATCGACGCGGTGCACGTTGTGACCGGCGACTACTGGCACGTGCCGATCTCCATCGCCGCGGCAAAGGCCGGGAAGGATGTCTATTGCGAAAAGCCGCTGGGTCTGAGCATCGGGCAGAACCTTGCCTCGCGCCAGATCGTCAACACATACAACCGCGTCTTCCAGTATGGCACGCAACAGCGTTCCCAGCAGCATCTGCGCATGGGCATCGACCTCGTGCTGAACGGTCATATTGGAGATGTGAAAGAGGTCTTTGTGTGGGCCCCGCAGGGGGGGAGCGGCGGTTCCCTCGCCGCCGAACCCGTGCCCGAGGGCTTCGACATGAACCTGTGGCTCGGGCCTGCACCCGAGGCGCCGTTCTCCACGGATCGTTGCCTGAAGAGTACCGGTGCCTGGTTTGTCTATGATTACGCGATCGGCTTCATTGCGGGCTGGGGGGCGCATCCGGTCGACCAGTTGCAGTGGTGGGCGGACGAGGAAGGCTTGGGCATTCCGGTGGAGTATGAAACCACGGGGAAAATCCCGGTGGACGGGCTTTTCAACACCGTTTCCCATTGGGATATGCAAGCCACCTACGCCAACGGAACCCGGCTTTGGTTCACGGATGCCCAAACCGCGAAAACCAAGCAGCAGGCACCTGATATTGCGCAGCTCGAAAAGTTCGGCAACTGCACGCAGTTTGTGGGGGACAAGGGCTGGGTCGCCGTATCCCGCGCGGGCATGATGGCTTCAACGGAGGAGCTCCGGCGCAAAGCGAAGGATCCGGGGCCGCGCCGTTTGGCACCGAGCTCCGGAGGTCATCTGGCCGACTTCGTCAACAGCGTTCTGGCGCGCAAGCAGCCGGTTGCCCCGCTCGAATCGGCCATCCTGTCCGACACCATCTGCCACCTCGGCGACATCGGCATCCGCACCGGCGAAACGCTCCAATGGGATCCGGAAAAGGAAACCGTTGTGGGAAGCGATGCTGCGGTGAAGATGATGCACCGCCCCATGCGTGCACCGTTCGATCAACTGATGGCCTGA